The genomic DNA CCAGCTCGCTGGCAAGACCGGACAACATCTCCCGATCATTAAGCGGCACCCGCCAACCACCGGCACCTTCGATCAGAATCAGGTCCGCCTTGTGAGCATTCAGGGCGCCACGCACATAGCCCGCCAGACGCGCCAGGGTAACCGCTTTGCCTTCCTGCTGGGCGGCAATATGTGGCGCTACCGGCGCTTTCAATGCCACCGGGTTAACCAGCTCATAGGGCAATGTCACCGAACTGGCCGCCATCAGCTGCAGGGCGTCGTCATTGCGCCAGCCCTCCGCCGTTTCTTCACAACCCGCCGCCACCGGCTTGAGTCCATAGCAGCTCAACCCGGCCTCGCGGGCCCGCTCCAGCAGACGACAACTCACCCAGGTCTTGCCGACTTCGGTGTCGGTACCGGTGACAAAGAAGATGCCCTTGAGGGCGGGAAGAGGAGGTTTCTGGTTTTCCATGATTTACTCGGGTGAACTTGTCGTTAAATTGCCGGGATGCAAGTTTCAAGTTGCAAGTTACAACGCGCAGTGATGATCTTGCCTACGAACAACGACGTCATCCCGCGAGCAACCTGTGCGCAGGTGAATCGCGCGTATGGCATGCCAATATCGCACGGCCTGTACCGCGCCTTGCAACTTGAAACTTGTCACTTGCTACTCCGTCTTTTCCGCTTCCAGGAACAACACATTCCAGGTCAATGGCAGCCCTTGCCCGGTTCGTCTGGTTTCGTATTCCGCCACCATGGCTTGCCAGGCATGCTTGCCGGTCAGACCACTGGCGCCACTGACATGATCAGCACCGGTCGCTTTCAGGCGGCGAGCAATCTGTTTGACCGATTCGTAGTATTCCACCATCACCTGCTGCTGAATTTGCGCGCCGACAAACCCGGCATGCAGAGAGGCTTTTTGCCAGTCGTCCAACGATGGCAAGGCATTCACATGAGGGCGATGATTGACCGCTTGCCAGCTCTGGTTCAGTTCCCGCAGGGAGCCCGCCAACGGCACCGCCAGCAACAATCGCCCCCCCGGTGCCAGCACCCGGTGCACTTCCGCCATTACTCTGGTCGGGTCACACCACTGCAAGGCAAAACAGGAAAACACCAATCCCTGTGATCCATCCTCCAGAGGCAGCGATTCTGCATCGGCACACAGGGGCTGATAATTGTCATTGAGCCGGCCCCGCTCGGCAGCCTCATTCAGCATATCGGAGGACAGATCCACCGCCTGCCAGAACACCCCCGGCAACGCCTGCTGCTGGGCGCGGGCAAACGGTGCGGTGGCGCAGCCCAGATCCAGTGCAGCCGGTGTCACCAGCTCAGCGGGCAACCGCTGCACCAACGAGCGCCCCACTGCCAACTGCAGCTCCGCATGGGCATCATAGCTGCGCGCAGCGCGACTGAAGTGCTGGCTGACAGCCGTCTTGAGAGGCCTTTCCACGGCCGCCTCAGTCAACCAGTTGATGGTCGCGATAGAAGTCATTGACCGCCCGGGTAAAGGTATCGGGAGCAGACAGGAAGGGCACATGGGCCACCTGTTCGATGAGTGCGGTGCGGCCGTTCTGAATCAGCGGTTCCACCGCGGCCATGGCCGCCGCGGGCACGATATGATCGTGCTCGCCAAACACCATCAGCACCGGCATGGGTAACGCTGGCAAGGTGTCACGCAGATCCGTATCGCGAAGGATATCGAGCCCACCACGCAACGCCCTGGGTGCCGGCAGGCCGCAGAAATAGAGAATTTCTTTCAAGCGCGCGGTGTCTTCGCGCATGGCCGCGCTGCCCTTGCAGTTGAGGGCCAGGAAGCGCACCAGGGTACCTTCGTGGTCTTCATCGAAGAGCTCGGCAAACTTGGCCAGGATATCCGCCTTCATGGCCGGCTCCCAGTCCGCCGCTGCGGTAAAGCGCGGCGAGGTAGCCACCGTCACCACAGACTGCACCCGCTGCGGCGCCTTCTCGGCCATGGCCAGGGCCACCAGCCCGCCCAGGGACCAGCCCAGCAGATGGGCCTGTTCCGGCATGATTGCCAGCACCTGGTCGGCGAGAAATGCCAGGGTGTAATCATCATTGGGCAGCGGGCTCTGCCCCATGCCCGGCAGATCCACCACGGTGACCCGGAAGCGTTCCAGCAGCGCCGGCACGATGTCGTCAAAGACGATGGCATGCAGACCCCAGCCATGGATCAGCACGATATCCTGGGCATCGGCATCCGCCACGCCGGTGGCTTTGTAGGTGTTGTGGAAAGGGATCAACTTAGGCATTCGGGTTCCTTTGGTCAGACGTCTGACGTCGGAGGCCTGACGACAAAAACAAACAACATAATCCGGTTATCGTGGTTAGCATCAGACGTCCGACGTCCGACATCCGACCTTATCCAGCGCCGCCAGCAACGCATCCACGTCGCCTTCCTCATGGGCCGCCGACAGGGTGACCCGCAGTCGCGCCTGCCCGTCCGGCACTGTGGGCGGGCGGATAGCGGTGATCAGAAAGCCCTGTTCACGCAGTTGCTGGCTAAGGGCCAGGGCCTGCTGATCAGCACCGATAAGCAGCGGCTGGATCGGGGTGGCCGAGTCCATCAGGGTGAAACCCTGTTGTTCGGCCCCGGCGCGAAAACGCTGGATCAGCGCCACCAGCTTTTCCCGCCGCCAATGCTCTTCCCGGGCCTTGGCCAGGCTCACCAGGGTGGCGGCGGCCACTGCTGCCGGCATGGCGGTGGTGTAGATATAGGTGCGGGCAAATTGTATCAGGGTCTCGATCAGCGCATGGCTGCCGGCCACGAAGGCGCCGGCGGTGCCCAGCCCCTTGCCCAGCGTGCCCATCAGTACCGGTACCCGCTCATTCACGCCCTGCGCGAACAACGAGCCACGCCCCTGCACATCCAGCACGCCCAGGCCGTGGGCATCATCCACCATCAGCCAGGCGTCATGGTCTTCACAGGCATCCGCATAGTCAGCCAACGGCGCCACATCGCCGTCCATGCTGAACACCCCATCGGTGACCACCAGTTTGCGGCGCGCCTCACTGCGCTGCAGCTGGCCACGCAGGGCTACCGCATCATTATGGGCAAAACGGCGAAACCGGGCGCCACTGAGCAGGCCGCCATCCAGCAGAGAGGCATGATTAAGGCGGTCGTTAAAGACCCCATCGCCCTTGCTCAGCAAGGCGCTCATCACGCCCAGGTTGGCCATATACCCATTGGAAAACAGCAGCGCTCTTTCCCGGCCGGTGTGATCCGCCAGCGCGTCTTCCAGTTGCTGATGGGGGCGCTGATGGCCGCAAACCAGATGGGAGGCACCGCTACCCACGCCCCAGTCAGCGGCCGCGCCCTGCAGGGCGGAAACCACCGCCGGATCATTGGCCAGGCCAAGATAATCATTGCTGCAGAAATTCAGATAGCGACGCCCGTCCACCTTGGCATAACGACCGCAGGGGCCGTCCTGTAGCAAGGGCTGACGATATCGGTGCTGAGCACGGCGGGCCGCCAGATCGGCAGCCAGATCGAAAGCCATGGCTTAATGTTCAGTGGCAGCGGGGCGGCCGGTGTCCTTGTCTAGTACATGTTTGGCAGGGCGCTTTCCGCCACCTTTCTGCGACATGGCGTTATAGAACAGCCCGGCCTCTTCCGCCTGCTGCTCGGCCACCTGGGCCTTGATGACCTGTTCATGGGCCTCGTCGGAGGCTTCATGGCCAAGGTCCAGCGGGTGGATACCCAGGCGCTTGAACAATTGCTGGTCGTGATTGGCTTCCGGGTTGTCCGTGGTCAGCAGCCGCTCACCGTAGAAGATGGAGTTGGCGCCGGCCAGGAAGCACAGGGCCTGGGCCTCGTCATTCATTTCCTGACGGCCGGCGGACAGTCGCACATAGGATTGCGGCATCAGAATACGCGCCACCGCCACGGTGCGGATAAATTCGAACGGGTCCAGATCATCCACGTCCGCCAGCGGCGTGCCTTCAATCTTCACCAGCATGTTGATGGGTACGGATTCCGGGTGGTGCGGCAGGTTGGCAAGCTGCTGTAGCAGACCGACCCGATCATCGCGCTGCTCGCCCATGCCGACGATACCGCCACAGCACACCTTCATGCCCGCATCGCGCACATTGGCCAGGGTGGAGAGACGGTCGTTGTAAGTCCGGGTGGTGATCACCTGGCCGTAGTATTCCGGCGAGGTGTCCAGGTTGTGGTTGTAGTAATCAAGACCAGCGTCCGCCAACGCTTCCGCCTGGCCTTGATCCAGCATGCCCAGGGTCATGCAGGTTTCCAGCCCCAGGGATTTCACCTGCCGCACCATGTCCAGCACATAGGGCATGTCTTTCTCACGAGGGCTACGCCAGGCGGCGCCCATGCAGAAACGGGAGGCGCCCTTGTCGCGGGCGGCCTGTGCCTCTTCCACTACCCGCGCCACTTCCAGCAGCTTTTCCTTTTCCAGCTCGGTGTTGTAGTGACCGGACTGGGAGCAGTATTTGCAATCCTCCGGGCAGGCGCCGGTCTTGATGGACAACAGGGTGCTCACCTGCACCGCATTGGGATCGAAATGGGCCCGGTGCACGTTGGCTGCCTGAAACAGCAAATCGTTGAACGGCAGAGCAAACAGGGCGTCGATCTCACTACGTTTCCAGTCATGGCGTACAGCAACGTCAGAGGCTGGCGATTGGGCGGGGCTGGCGGTTGCGGGCATGCTTCTTCTCCATTCGGGACTTCAAGCAGGCTAGGGAGCAACATGGCACCTGTCAACCTGATAGAGGCAACAAAAGTTTACTGCAGGTCACTTTTTGATCGCTCCTGCCAATGCCTGTTTTGTGGCCAGACACAGAGCAACCGAGTCTGCCCGGCCTGCCTGGTATTACTGGCGCGCCTGGAAGGCCCACTGTGTCGATGCGGTTTGCCCCACCCCGCTGGCAACCCCGGCGAGGAACTTCCCGCCCCGCTATGTGGGCGCTGCCTGCGTCGCCCGCCCCCCTTTACCGCCAGCCAGGCGCCGCTGCGCTACAGCTTCCCGCTGGATCGGTTGATTCGCCGTTACAAGTACCGTGGTGATCTGGTGGCGGAAAGGGGCATCGAGCAACTGCTGGCGGACACGCCCTGCCCCTGGCCGGACATGGATGCCCTGTGCCCGCTGCCCGCCCACTGGCAACGCCGCTGGCAGCGGGGCTTCGACCAGAGCCAGCGGCTGACCGATCGTCTCGCCGGCCTGTGGGAAATGCCGTCCTTACCCGCGCTGCAACGTCAACAATCAACCCCCATGCAGCAAGGACTCAGCCGTAGCCAGCGGCGACGCAATTTGCGTGGTGCCTTTGCCTGCACCCGGCCAGTCAGCGGGCTGAAGCTGGTACTGGTGGATGACGTCATGACCACCGGCAGCAGCGCCCGGGCCGCCAGTGAATGTCTGTTGCGCCATGGCGCCGCGGAAGTGCGGGTGTGGACCCTGGCGCGGACTCCGGAGCATTAAGAGGCGCAATTGCTTTCAGTGCGCAAACGCCGCCTTATGCGCTGTATTTCACCTGCCTGTTAGGCATAATGATCCCCAGCGATTGCTGCATCGCCCCTTGCGTGCTCCGTCTTTTAGGCTGGCTCGCCCCTTGGCCAAGGGAAAAGGGACGCAATTTTGAAGGTGCCTGTCCACCCGTCGAAACCGCTCACCTTCAAGAACGGCCACAACAAGTAGGCAAAGGGCTTTTCAACAGCCTGCCAGTTCACGGAGGGATACCCATGAGAACAATAATAAGCGCGATAACCCTGTTTTTTCTGTCCACCACTTTTGCCAACCATGCCTATGCCGAAGACCGCTATAGCGGTGTTACCCTGATCCGTGGCACCGTTGTCTCGGTGGGCCGTGTGGATCCTACTGAAAATGTGGACACCGGTTTCTTTGTGGATGCCAACTACAGCAGCGTGGCTATCAATGCAGGCATCGGCACCAAAAAATTCGGCGACTCCCCGCTACGCTCTGACCAGCGGGAAGACGACCTGTCTGAAGCGGATGGGGAACGGGTCAACAATGCCTACGCCGGCATCGGTTTCGGTCGCATCGTGCAGATTCAGTATGGCTACGGTAACCACGGTGACCTGCTGCGCTTCCGCTCCGACTTCAACTATCGCTCGGTGGTGGATTTCTTTACCGGCAAACGCACCCCGAAAGACCGCATGACCCTGGGTGACCGCATCACTTTTACCGTTGCGGTGGAACAATACCAGGACAGCGACGAAGAGATTTTCGACAACGCAACCTGGGGCATCGGCCTGCTGTTCTGAACCAGTGCCCTGGAAAGGATCATTGATGGAAGTACATATTGCCCAGGGGCATAACCCGCCACACAACATTCATGGCATCACCGTGGTGATCGACGTGATCCGGGCGTTCACCACCAGCCATCATGCCTTTCGCAAGGGACTGCGCTGCATCTGGCCAGTGGCCAATGCGGAGCAGGCCTTTGCCCTGCGTGACGAGCACCTGCCCGACGCCCTGCTGGCCGGCGAAGTGGAGGCTCTACCGATCAAGGGATTCGATTTCGGCAACTCCCCCTGGGAAATTGACCAGGCCGATCTGCAGGACCGGGAACTGATCCTGCGCACCACCAACGGCGTGGTGGCCACCCTGAAAGCCCAGGACAGCCAGGAAGTACTGGTGGCCGGGCTGGTCAATGCGGAAGCCACCGCCAACTATCTGCGCGAAAAGAACCCGCCCATCGTGGTGCTGGTGGCCTCACACCCCACCGGTGACGAAGACGTGGCCTGCGCGGAATACATCCGCCACCTGCTGGGCGGCGAAGGCGTCAGCTACGCCGCTGCCCGCGAACGCACCCTGAATGCCAAGGCCGCAAAAAAATTCTACGACGGCAGCCACCCCCGCCTGCGCCCGGAGGATATTGAAGCCGCCGCCACCAGCGAAGGCCCCGGTGCCCTGATCATGCGGGTGCGCTTTGATCCGATTCCTTGCATCACCGCTCACCCGGCTCCCTAGCAGGCTGTTGACCCGGGACGTCAAGATTTCCGTTCTTTTTGATCAATGCGGCACCCACCACGGACTTGCTACTGTTGAAACCAATTCAACAGACAGGACAGCCCCATGATCCAGTGGTCCGAACAACAACAGATGATCCAGAAAATGGTGCGCGATTTCGTGGAAAAAGAAATTGTGCCGCAACTGGATGACATCGAGTACAACGGTGTGCCGCCCTACGACATCCTGCGC from Alcanivorax sp. includes the following:
- a CDS encoding 2-phosphosulfolactate phosphatase, which produces MEVHIAQGHNPPHNIHGITVVIDVIRAFTTSHHAFRKGLRCIWPVANAEQAFALRDEHLPDALLAGEVEALPIKGFDFGNSPWEIDQADLQDRELILRTTNGVVATLKAQDSQEVLVAGLVNAEATANYLREKNPPIVVLVASHPTGDEDVACAEYIRHLLGGEGVSYAAARERTLNAKAAKKFYDGSHPRLRPEDIEAAATSEGPGALIMRVRFDPIPCITAHPAP
- a CDS encoding ComF family protein, giving the protein MAPVNLIEATKVYCRSLFDRSCQCLFCGQTQSNRVCPACLVLLARLEGPLCRCGLPHPAGNPGEELPAPLCGRCLRRPPPFTASQAPLRYSFPLDRLIRRYKYRGDLVAERGIEQLLADTPCPWPDMDALCPLPAHWQRRWQRGFDQSQRLTDRLAGLWEMPSLPALQRQQSTPMQQGLSRSQRRRNLRGAFACTRPVSGLKLVLVDDVMTTGSSARAASECLLRHGAAEVRVWTLARTPEH
- the bioC gene encoding malonyl-ACP O-methyltransferase BioC, whose product is MTSIATINWLTEAAVERPLKTAVSQHFSRAARSYDAHAELQLAVGRSLVQRLPAELVTPAALDLGCATAPFARAQQQALPGVFWQAVDLSSDMLNEAAERGRLNDNYQPLCADAESLPLEDGSQGLVFSCFALQWCDPTRVMAEVHRVLAPGGRLLLAVPLAGSLRELNQSWQAVNHRPHVNALPSLDDWQKASLHAGFVGAQIQQQVMVEYYESVKQIARRLKATGADHVSGASGLTGKHAWQAMVAEYETRRTGQGLPLTWNVLFLEAEKTE
- the bioH gene encoding pimeloyl-ACP methyl ester esterase BioH; amino-acid sequence: MPKLIPFHNTYKATGVADADAQDIVLIHGWGLHAIVFDDIVPALLERFRVTVVDLPGMGQSPLPNDDYTLAFLADQVLAIMPEQAHLLGWSLGGLVALAMAEKAPQRVQSVVTVATSPRFTAAADWEPAMKADILAKFAELFDEDHEGTLVRFLALNCKGSAAMREDTARLKEILYFCGLPAPRALRGGLDILRDTDLRDTLPALPMPVLMVFGEHDHIVPAAAMAAVEPLIQNGRTALIEQVAHVPFLSAPDTFTRAVNDFYRDHQLVD
- the bioB gene encoding biotin synthase BioB, which produces MPATASPAQSPASDVAVRHDWKRSEIDALFALPFNDLLFQAANVHRAHFDPNAVQVSTLLSIKTGACPEDCKYCSQSGHYNTELEKEKLLEVARVVEEAQAARDKGASRFCMGAAWRSPREKDMPYVLDMVRQVKSLGLETCMTLGMLDQGQAEALADAGLDYYNHNLDTSPEYYGQVITTRTYNDRLSTLANVRDAGMKVCCGGIVGMGEQRDDRVGLLQQLANLPHHPESVPINMLVKIEGTPLADVDDLDPFEFIRTVAVARILMPQSYVRLSAGRQEMNDEAQALCFLAGANSIFYGERLLTTDNPEANHDQQLFKRLGIHPLDLGHEASDEAHEQVIKAQVAEQQAEEAGLFYNAMSQKGGGKRPAKHVLDKDTGRPAATEH
- the bioF gene encoding 8-amino-7-oxononanoate synthase, encoding MAFDLAADLAARRAQHRYRQPLLQDGPCGRYAKVDGRRYLNFCSNDYLGLANDPAVVSALQGAAADWGVGSGASHLVCGHQRPHQQLEDALADHTGRERALLFSNGYMANLGVMSALLSKGDGVFNDRLNHASLLDGGLLSGARFRRFAHNDAVALRGQLQRSEARRKLVVTDGVFSMDGDVAPLADYADACEDHDAWLMVDDAHGLGVLDVQGRGSLFAQGVNERVPVLMGTLGKGLGTAGAFVAGSHALIETLIQFARTYIYTTAMPAAVAAATLVSLAKAREEHWRREKLVALIQRFRAGAEQQGFTLMDSATPIQPLLIGADQQALALSQQLREQGFLITAIRPPTVPDGQARLRVTLSAAHEEGDVDALLAALDKVGCRTSDV
- the bioD gene encoding dethiobiotin synthase is translated as MENQKPPLPALKGIFFVTGTDTEVGKTWVSCRLLERAREAGLSCYGLKPVAAGCEETAEGWRNDDALQLMAASSVTLPYELVNPVALKAPVAPHIAAQQEGKAVTLARLAGYVRGALNAHKADLILIEGAGGWRVPLNDREMLSGLASELELPVIQVVGMKLGCINHALLTAEAIQKDGLRYAGTMANCFGPMAVQEENLLTLRQHLPGAFAVV